The Spirochaeta isovalerica genome includes a window with the following:
- a CDS encoding molybdenum cofactor biosynthesis protein MoaE produces the protein MNDSLAVFILTEGLNHNALYNDFHKTLSDSTGTILIHHGKAKYPGKQLPDYSKIKLYTLKPDAEEILNQKAKEIAVKHNLNRLLGVHNIGIIDKNDSILFLAVEGKDRETAFNGMREFLEIIKDETILGLKEIK, from the coding sequence ATGAACGATTCCCTAGCCGTTTTTATTCTCACCGAAGGGTTGAATCACAACGCACTTTACAATGATTTTCACAAAACACTTTCCGACTCGACAGGGACAATATTGATTCACCACGGAAAAGCGAAATACCCGGGGAAACAACTGCCTGATTACAGCAAAATCAAACTTTACACCCTTAAGCCCGATGCTGAAGAAATACTAAATCAAAAAGCGAAGGAGATTGCTGTAAAACACAATCTGAACAGACTTCTCGGGGTTCATAATATCGGTATCATAGATAAGAACGACTCTATCCTTTTTCTTGCCGTCGAAGGCAAGGACAGAGAGACGGCATTTAACGGGATGAGAGAATTCCTGGAAATTATAAAGGATGAAACGATCCTCGGTCTAAAGGAAATTAAGTGA
- a CDS encoding ATP-binding protein: MREKTLVPKYPFLIYILLMVSVYLLICFLYRSNQDVVLEQMNADTEYNSIVLANDISKILEKSEMILDLLEQEIQLMRDKSEMDVSAIIKDFRLKYLNIYDLYIFDKDGLNYSSRTENPLLEESLGNIFNLHKDNLIRSNITADSKNTSSFLISRAVFDSLDQVQNVFVCSVNIEEILSFDEIMSMYNFSQIAILDQNYNILFSAIDNDQTAGGNFENSEDNINLSTYKIMGYPFFIALETDYRNTFESVRRQYFLYILVVSVLLIFGLFLVRYLVQQNRKQAILEDKLAQQGKLEAIGRVTGGVAHQFNNIHSAIMGASELIKTAKDDDAKDRYLDIIRTSLKKASGIIDDLLSYSRNNFMLEKSKINIRDVLKVSAESVKGYSGKKVDIQILSNQKIELFGDINLLSDAFSNLIDNAVQSFDKSGTVKINYTILPGAEIEYLDEASDESINYVEINVEDNGTGIAEEDLDKIFDPFFSTKAQGKGIGLGLSSVYGIVREHDGSIHAESRTNEGTVIKIALPLL; the protein is encoded by the coding sequence ATGAGAGAAAAAACGCTGGTTCCGAAATATCCTTTTCTCATTTACATTCTTCTGATGGTATCGGTTTACCTGCTGATCTGCTTTCTCTACAGGAGCAATCAGGATGTTGTTCTCGAACAAATGAATGCAGATACGGAATACAACTCGATAGTTCTGGCAAACGACATTTCTAAAATCCTTGAAAAATCGGAAATGATTCTGGATCTTCTGGAACAGGAAATTCAGCTAATGCGGGATAAAAGCGAAATGGATGTTTCAGCAATTATCAAAGATTTCAGACTGAAATATTTGAATATTTATGACCTGTATATCTTTGATAAAGATGGCCTGAATTACAGTTCCCGGACAGAGAATCCTCTTCTTGAGGAAAGTTTGGGGAATATCTTCAATTTACACAAAGACAATCTAATTCGTTCCAATATTACGGCCGATTCAAAAAACACTTCCAGCTTCTTGATAAGCCGCGCTGTCTTCGATTCTCTTGATCAGGTGCAAAATGTCTTTGTGTGCAGTGTTAACATTGAGGAAATCCTCAGCTTTGACGAAATTATGTCCATGTATAACTTTTCTCAGATTGCCATACTCGATCAGAATTACAACATCCTGTTCAGCGCGATTGATAATGATCAGACTGCGGGTGGAAACTTCGAGAATTCAGAGGATAATATTAATCTATCCACATATAAAATAATGGGCTATCCATTTTTCATAGCATTGGAAACAGATTATAGAAACACTTTCGAATCCGTCAGAAGACAGTATTTCCTGTATATTCTGGTTGTTTCCGTTCTTCTCATCTTCGGTCTTTTTCTTGTGAGATATCTTGTTCAGCAGAATCGGAAACAGGCTATTCTGGAAGATAAGCTGGCTCAGCAGGGTAAGCTCGAAGCGATCGGGAGGGTCACCGGAGGAGTGGCCCATCAGTTCAATAACATTCACTCAGCCATCATGGGCGCTTCTGAACTTATAAAAACCGCGAAAGACGACGATGCGAAAGACCGTTACCTGGACATAATAAGGACATCGCTGAAAAAGGCTTCCGGTATAATCGATGATCTGCTTTCCTATTCGAGAAATAACTTTATGCTGGAGAAATCGAAGATTAATATCAGGGACGTTCTAAAAGTATCAGCTGAATCAGTGAAAGGTTATTCCGGAAAAAAAGTGGATATTCAGATATTAAGTAATCAAAAAATTGAACTGTTTGGGGATATCAATCTATTGTCAGATGCCTTTTCAAATCTCATTGATAACGCCGTTCAGTCTTTTGATAAAAGCGGTACAGTAAAAATTAATTACACGATCCTGCCGGGAGCTGAAATTGAATACCTGGACGAGGCTTCCGATGAAAGTATCAACTATGTTGAAATCAATGTAGAGGATAACGGCACAGGTATTGCCGAAGAGGATCTGGATAAAATCTTCGACCCCTTTTTTTCAACGAAAGCACAGGGCAAAGGCATAGGTCTGGGGCTTTCCTCAGTCTACGGAATCGTACGGGAACATGACGGATCCATACATGCGGAGAGCCGCACTAACGAAGGAACGGTTATTAAAATCGCACTGCCTTTATTATAA
- a CDS encoding ATP-binding protein, giving the protein MEKHLLIAAQLILFLTSSLFSAESSWHVDLNDYPLYVKYGFEKSDTVAFPDEDSGKWAVLPAGGRGGRIARPIDLDIPEIHDPEFMSFRTLDLQELTYAIPFSLKIPSGIDVPGIHLAALGDNWEIYLNGKLIRSAMDLGSDGRIAIHHSRRDIFFPVERTLFNNGKNLLVIHFVFDPSFESNGFHQAYPYYFDTFENISDANSSLLTFALLILYLFMGIYHIFLYFSEKNYRYNLFYGLFSSDLFLYLFMRTRVVYNLIADTQIVFKIELISLFGILPAVAAFLQLVQNNKVNRLTKIYSVFCAILAVSVIFTPANINLDILRIWQIISLVMILYIFLYLILWQFISAVRRRWKRLENLKKKQSRFSVFMQTIYKTAIGNLLIGSFILVGTAVFDILDSLFFQTDLILTNYGFLVFTLGSAFILANRFAFMNKQTARLNLSLEKKILEVEQASEQSKIAEKKYRSLFQGHSDAVLLLGEDLSVLDGNKAGIKLLGTTKNKLRDINLLQYLAADEKNSTHARNLFKVKFRELMKTGKPTELKMRFSGKMGEKQAVQVRLELIKSLSAGNQILFRGNILQEDTLVNYFVGEKVQYRISNSFPLTEDISRRITANLSRYMDKGDAEVLYIGLREIIINAVEHGNLHISFDDKTRAQSEGRYIEFLMERQKMKEYRDKKVKIEATITREKVLYRIADEGPGFDHKAFLNAALNSKNETLAHGRGIVMTLQLFDSVTYNEKGNEVTLIKELQK; this is encoded by the coding sequence ATGGAAAAGCATCTTCTGATTGCAGCACAGCTCATCCTTTTTCTTACTTCATCTCTTTTCTCCGCAGAGTCATCGTGGCATGTGGATTTAAACGACTACCCGCTCTATGTGAAATACGGTTTCGAAAAATCCGATACAGTGGCGTTTCCCGATGAAGACAGTGGAAAATGGGCTGTTCTGCCGGCGGGAGGTAGAGGCGGAAGGATAGCAAGACCGATCGACCTTGATATACCTGAAATTCACGATCCGGAGTTTATGTCTTTCAGAACTCTTGATCTGCAGGAATTAACCTACGCAATCCCTTTTTCTTTGAAAATTCCTTCGGGCATAGATGTGCCTGGTATCCATCTGGCTGCTCTGGGCGATAACTGGGAGATCTATCTGAATGGAAAACTGATCCGTTCGGCCATGGACCTGGGCAGCGATGGACGAATAGCAATCCACCATTCCCGCCGCGATATTTTCTTTCCCGTTGAGCGGACACTTTTCAACAACGGGAAGAATCTGCTGGTCATACATTTTGTGTTTGATCCCTCATTCGAGTCAAACGGGTTTCATCAGGCCTATCCCTACTATTTCGATACCTTCGAGAATATCAGTGATGCAAACTCATCTCTGCTCACTTTCGCCCTGTTGATACTTTATCTGTTTATGGGGATCTACCATATCTTTCTCTATTTCTCCGAAAAAAACTATCGCTACAATCTGTTCTACGGTTTGTTCTCGTCCGATCTCTTTCTTTATCTCTTCATGCGGACCCGGGTGGTATACAACCTGATTGCCGATACGCAAATCGTCTTTAAAATTGAACTTATCAGCCTTTTCGGAATACTCCCGGCCGTAGCCGCCTTTCTTCAGTTGGTCCAGAACAACAAAGTTAACAGGCTTACTAAAATCTATTCCGTTTTTTGTGCCATACTGGCCGTTTCCGTCATTTTTACACCGGCAAATATCAATCTTGATATTCTCCGGATCTGGCAGATCATCAGCCTGGTCATGATCCTCTACATTTTCCTGTATCTCATACTATGGCAGTTTATTTCCGCTGTCCGGCGGCGCTGGAAGCGATTGGAAAATCTGAAAAAAAAGCAGTCGCGCTTTTCCGTATTTATGCAAACCATATACAAAACAGCAATCGGAAACCTTCTTATCGGGAGCTTTATCCTCGTCGGTACGGCAGTTTTTGATATTCTCGATTCGCTTTTTTTCCAGACGGATCTGATCCTGACGAATTACGGGTTCCTGGTCTTTACTTTGGGCAGTGCTTTCATTCTCGCTAACCGTTTCGCTTTTATGAACAAACAGACGGCAAGGCTCAATCTCTCCCTGGAGAAAAAGATTCTGGAAGTGGAACAGGCATCGGAGCAATCGAAAATTGCGGAAAAAAAATACCGCAGCCTTTTCCAGGGCCACAGCGATGCCGTGTTGCTTCTCGGCGAAGACTTATCCGTACTGGATGGCAACAAAGCCGGAATCAAACTTCTGGGTACTACTAAAAATAAGCTGAGAGACATCAACCTTCTCCAATACCTGGCTGCTGATGAGAAAAACAGCACCCATGCCCGTAACCTCTTCAAGGTGAAATTCAGGGAACTGATGAAAACCGGAAAACCGACAGAGCTGAAAATGCGCTTCTCCGGGAAAATGGGGGAAAAACAAGCAGTACAGGTCCGTCTGGAATTAATTAAGTCTCTCTCTGCGGGAAACCAGATATTGTTCAGAGGTAATATTCTTCAGGAAGATACCCTGGTAAACTACTTCGTCGGTGAAAAAGTTCAGTACAGAATAAGCAATTCCTTTCCACTGACTGAAGACATCAGCCGGCGGATCACCGCCAACCTGTCCCGATATATGGACAAAGGGGATGCGGAAGTTCTCTATATCGGCCTGAGAGAAATAATCATTAACGCCGTGGAGCACGGCAATCTGCACATCTCCTTCGACGATAAAACCCGAGCCCAATCGGAGGGGCGTTATATAGAATTTCTGATGGAACGGCAGAAAATGAAGGAATACCGGGACAAGAAAGTTAAAATCGAAGCGACCATAACCCGGGAGAAAGTCCTTTACCGCATAGCCGATGAAGGTCCGGGTTTCGATCATAAGGCATTTCTGAATGCGGCTCTCAACTCAAAAAACGAAACTCTGGCCCACGGCAGGGGAATCGTCATGACCCTACAGCTTTTTGATTCAGTCACCTATAACGAAAAGGGTAACGAGGTGACTCTGATCAAAGAGCTTCAAAAATAG
- a CDS encoding 5'-nucleotidase C-terminal domain-containing protein — translation MKDKKTKRGFLRLKKRTISIAGFSIILLAGIFAISTLLSSCSSSPSGLVTVDERPARVEFTLIETTDVHGAFFPYDFKTGQEKSTSLSHVSTIVKQKRQEGEVLLVDDGDILQGQPIIYYYNFMKTDVPNPVSQMYDYMGYDAIAVGNHDVETGHAVYDKVNDEFTGAKFLSANIVKKSDGTPWFDPYTVVEKGGLKIAILALTEPGFVKNFPEILYEGCMVEDMIVSAEKWVKIIEEKEMPDMIIGLFHSGVDYTYGGNEADTPKNENASQLIAETVDGIDLVLVGHDHQGWEGQGWDPVAKAPVDIKSPSGKIVPIWGGLNDCRKIPVLDIVATLNGDEYDFDITGELVDPTGITPDPEFLSKFASYSEDAKEWLSTKIGSMNGSINSMDSMFGDSAFVDLIHNLQLAVTRDPANELNPAQVSFCAPLSSNAVLPSSNDGTITVADMFTLYRYENWLYTMDLTGSQIKGFLEDSYGNWMNQMTSENDHLMGFSLDSDGKIVMDARSNLPQTKTRYYNYDSAQGINYTVDVTKPAGSRISITTLSDGTAFDMNKTYSVAINSYRAMGGGGLLARGAGISAEDLLSMKYVTSATTRDLRYYLTEWFQKNSGTPVKPVKDGNWKVIPENFAAAGEKTDRALMYP, via the coding sequence GTGAAAGATAAAAAAACAAAAAGAGGGTTTCTTCGATTGAAGAAACGGACAATCTCCATTGCGGGCTTTTCCATCATCCTGCTCGCGGGGATATTCGCCATTTCCACCCTGCTTTCATCCTGTTCATCCTCCCCTTCGGGATTGGTTACGGTCGATGAACGGCCGGCGCGGGTCGAGTTTACCCTGATTGAAACAACCGATGTTCACGGGGCATTTTTCCCTTATGACTTTAAAACCGGTCAGGAAAAAAGCACCAGCCTTTCTCATGTTTCCACCATTGTGAAACAAAAAAGACAGGAAGGAGAAGTTCTTCTCGTAGACGACGGAGATATCCTCCAGGGTCAGCCGATTATCTATTACTACAATTTTATGAAAACGGATGTACCGAACCCTGTTTCCCAGATGTATGATTATATGGGATATGACGCTATCGCAGTTGGGAACCACGATGTAGAAACCGGTCATGCCGTTTATGACAAAGTCAATGATGAATTTACAGGCGCAAAATTCCTTTCAGCCAATATTGTAAAGAAAAGCGACGGAACACCCTGGTTCGATCCCTACACGGTTGTAGAAAAAGGCGGTCTGAAAATAGCCATCCTCGCTCTGACGGAACCCGGATTTGTTAAAAACTTCCCGGAAATCCTCTACGAAGGATGCATGGTGGAAGACATGATCGTTTCCGCTGAGAAATGGGTTAAAATAATTGAAGAGAAAGAAATGCCCGATATGATCATCGGCCTATTTCACTCAGGCGTGGATTACACATACGGTGGCAACGAAGCCGATACCCCTAAAAACGAAAATGCCTCACAGCTGATTGCTGAGACTGTTGACGGAATAGATCTGGTACTCGTCGGCCATGACCATCAGGGATGGGAAGGCCAGGGATGGGATCCCGTCGCCAAGGCGCCTGTTGATATCAAATCTCCTTCCGGTAAAATCGTTCCCATATGGGGCGGATTGAACGACTGCCGCAAAATTCCCGTTCTCGACATTGTCGCGACGCTGAACGGAGACGAATATGATTTCGACATTACAGGAGAACTTGTAGATCCTACAGGAATAACACCGGATCCGGAATTCCTCTCAAAATTCGCATCCTATTCTGAAGACGCGAAAGAATGGCTCTCGACAAAAATAGGTTCCATGAACGGAAGCATAAACTCTATGGATTCCATGTTCGGCGATTCAGCCTTTGTAGATCTGATTCATAATCTTCAGCTTGCTGTTACACGCGATCCCGCAAACGAGCTGAATCCCGCCCAGGTCAGCTTCTGCGCTCCCCTTTCTTCCAACGCCGTATTGCCTTCCAGTAATGACGGAACAATTACGGTAGCCGATATGTTCACTCTCTACAGATATGAAAACTGGCTCTACACAATGGATTTGACCGGTTCTCAGATAAAAGGGTTCCTGGAAGATTCCTATGGAAACTGGATGAATCAGATGACATCTGAAAATGACCACCTTATGGGCTTCTCCCTTGACAGCGATGGTAAGATTGTCATGGATGCCAGAAGCAATCTGCCCCAGACGAAAACACGTTACTACAACTATGATTCAGCACAGGGAATCAATTACACCGTTGATGTAACCAAACCCGCAGGAAGCCGGATTAGTATAACAACTCTGTCCGATGGAACTGCCTTCGATATGAATAAGACCTATTCAGTGGCCATAAACTCTTACAGAGCGATGGGCGGTGGTGGTCTTCTGGCCAGAGGAGCGGGGATTTCCGCGGAAGATCTTCTATCTATGAAGTATGTTACTTCAGCGACCACCAGAGACCTTCGTTATTACCTCACAGAGTGGTTCCAGAAGAACTCCGGAACTCCTGTGAAGCCTGTTAAAGACGGAAACTGGAAAGTCATACCCGAAAACTTTGCCGCTGCCGGAGAAAAAACCGACAGAGCGCTGATGTATCCCTGA
- a CDS encoding SDR family NAD(P)-dependent oxidoreductase, whose product MNEQSANVKKGILRYYGEYNVKDMIAMIRNNKKTPEICEKSFKGKFVIITGATSGIGYHTAHKYASMGAELLLINRNREKSEQLCKNLIDAYSIKCSYLLTDFSDLHQVTSLAEAIISLNRKVDVLIHNAGIYLNHKVLTDQGLETVFTVNHLSSFLLNDLLLPMFKKQKSGRIILVNSEGHRFAMWGLRTEDLNWKKRHYSGLGSYGSAKLAQLLTMLIFAEELKGTGVTINAMHPGAVKTESGKENDRFYKWYKEKIIERNFRSAGLSSEAIYYLGAAEEVAEANGKFFNLTTLEAPAPPALDRLAADEIFKISRELVSFARTSKKKAAEETIHHG is encoded by the coding sequence ATGAATGAACAATCAGCAAATGTAAAGAAAGGCATTTTAAGATATTACGGCGAGTACAATGTAAAAGATATGATCGCCATGATAAGGAATAATAAAAAAACCCCTGAAATATGTGAAAAGTCCTTTAAGGGCAAATTTGTCATTATCACGGGGGCGACTTCGGGGATAGGTTACCATACAGCCCATAAGTATGCCTCTATGGGTGCCGAATTACTACTGATCAACCGGAACAGGGAAAAGTCGGAACAATTATGCAAGAATCTCATAGATGCCTACAGTATCAAATGCAGCTATCTGCTGACTGACTTCAGCGATCTTCATCAGGTTACCTCTCTGGCGGAGGCGATTATCTCACTCAACCGGAAGGTCGATGTTCTCATTCACAATGCCGGTATTTACCTGAATCATAAGGTTTTGACCGATCAGGGATTGGAAACGGTATTCACCGTCAACCACTTATCTTCCTTTTTATTGAATGACCTTTTATTACCCATGTTTAAAAAACAGAAAAGCGGACGCATTATCCTTGTGAACTCCGAGGGTCACCGCTTTGCCATGTGGGGTCTTCGGACAGAGGATCTGAACTGGAAAAAACGCCATTATTCCGGACTGGGAAGCTATGGCTCGGCAAAACTGGCTCAGCTTCTGACAATGCTTATTTTCGCAGAAGAGCTGAAGGGAACAGGAGTAACCATAAACGCCATGCATCCCGGTGCCGTAAAAACAGAATCAGGCAAGGAAAATGACCGTTTTTACAAATGGTACAAAGAAAAAATCATCGAGAGAAATTTCAGATCGGCCGGATTGTCCTCCGAAGCGATCTACTATCTCGGCGCAGCGGAAGAAGTGGCTGAAGCAAACGGCAAATTCTTTAATCTGACGACCCTGGAAGCCCCTGCACCGCCGGCTCTGGACAGACTGGCGGCAGATGAAATTTTCAAGATAAGCAGAGAACTGGTCAGTTTCGCCCGGACTAGTAAAAAGAAGGCGGCGGAGGAAACAATTCATCACGGATAG
- the dctP gene encoding TRAP transporter substrate-binding protein DctP codes for MIPDIKDKHLFAFLFLLIFINVNGIAQPKPLLRISIENKKDHVQTKYVMKFVELLKERTGGAINIEFYHSGTMYRDQEVINALYSGKVEMAVPGTWHVSAFIPEISYFLLPEFFGEEKEYNYSYISSESGRELISKIEDDLNVIIPGAWMDLGHAIVFTTGGNRISDFSDFEGKTIRVAGGIMNKRRIELLGADGVIIAWSDVPLHLKKGTIDGLLTTFETVKSADLWTYGVKYAFVDNEYFPQYVPMISRRFWDKISDDVRETIISTWNEVAVEQRIEAEDAQIKARRTAEQNGVIIVYPQSADLSRAKEMLLSHQQELRNEINQ; via the coding sequence ATGATACCTGATATCAAAGATAAACACTTATTTGCATTCCTGTTCCTGCTCATATTTATTAATGTCAACGGCATTGCCCAGCCGAAACCTCTACTGAGGATTTCCATTGAGAACAAGAAAGATCACGTCCAGACAAAATATGTTATGAAATTCGTTGAGTTGCTGAAGGAGAGAACCGGAGGTGCGATAAATATCGAATTCTATCATTCCGGAACGATGTACAGGGATCAGGAAGTGATAAACGCCCTTTATTCAGGAAAGGTTGAGATGGCTGTTCCCGGGACGTGGCATGTGAGCGCCTTTATTCCGGAGATCAGTTATTTTCTTCTTCCCGAGTTCTTCGGTGAAGAGAAAGAATATAATTACTCCTATATCAGCTCTGAATCAGGCAGAGAATTAATATCAAAAATAGAAGATGATCTCAATGTCATAATTCCCGGTGCCTGGATGGATCTCGGTCATGCGATTGTCTTTACAACAGGCGGAAACAGAATCAGTGATTTCAGTGATTTTGAAGGAAAAACCATAAGGGTCGCCGGTGGCATCATGAATAAACGCAGGATTGAGCTGCTGGGGGCGGACGGTGTCATTATCGCCTGGTCCGATGTCCCCCTTCATTTGAAGAAAGGAACGATTGACGGTCTACTCACTACATTTGAAACTGTAAAAAGTGCGGACTTATGGACGTACGGGGTTAAATACGCCTTTGTCGATAATGAATATTTTCCCCAGTATGTTCCCATGATTTCAAGACGGTTCTGGGATAAAATTTCCGATGATGTCCGGGAGACGATAATCTCAACATGGAATGAAGTGGCTGTGGAACAGAGGATTGAAGCCGAAGACGCTCAGATTAAAGCCCGCCGGACTGCAGAACAGAACGGTGTCATAATTGTCTATCCTCAGTCTGCGGATCTTAGCCGGGCGAAAGAAATGCTTTTGAGCCATCAGCAGGAGCTGCGTAATGAGATTAACCAATAG
- a CDS encoding TetR/AcrR family transcriptional regulator, whose protein sequence is MPPKVQFSREQIVDTAFNIARESGIASLTVRKVAARLGCSVAPIYVNFNKSDDLIDAVMDKIKQLSWEYSTGSYTDIGFFNIGIGQLLFVRDNPRLFLELVNSDYICSDMEKDVEQQMVDIMMKDRMLDGLSREDNRKLLLQMSIFTNGLSLELLKENSRLSLEGALSILEETAHQLIHSFKTDFRSSFTPYSPINIPK, encoded by the coding sequence TTGCCGCCGAAAGTACAGTTTTCCAGAGAACAGATTGTAGATACCGCTTTTAATATCGCCAGAGAAAGCGGGATCGCCTCGCTGACCGTGAGAAAAGTAGCCGCACGACTCGGCTGTTCTGTCGCCCCCATTTATGTGAATTTCAACAAAAGCGATGATCTGATAGATGCCGTTATGGATAAAATCAAACAGTTATCCTGGGAATACTCCACAGGATCTTACACGGATATCGGCTTTTTCAACATTGGAATCGGACAGCTCCTCTTCGTAAGGGACAATCCCCGTCTGTTTCTGGAACTTGTCAATTCCGATTACATCTGCTCCGATATGGAAAAAGATGTAGAACAGCAGATGGTCGACATCATGATGAAAGACAGAATGCTCGACGGCCTCTCAAGAGAAGACAACAGAAAACTGCTCCTTCAGATGTCTATTTTCACAAACGGTCTTTCTCTTGAGCTTCTTAAAGAAAACAGCCGCCTTTCCCTGGAGGGAGCTCTTTCCATTCTGGAAGAAACGGCCCATCAGCTCATCCATTCCTTCAAGACCGATTTCAGAAGCTCTTTTACACCCTACTCTCCGATAAACATACCGAAATGA
- a CDS encoding EFR1 family ferrodoxin (N-terminal region resembles flavodoxins. C-terminal ferrodoxin region binds two 4Fe-4S clusters.) has product MKKVLIAYFSQGGTTLSISRRIEKGMSEKQFAVDLFNITDDVLPDLNAYDIIGLGFPVYFYRPPFNVMQFIRKLPDLKGMAFFLFSLYGTKPGTSMNTVNKVLRRKGGRNIGSGKFKGADYFIGYIKRGFLFSPDSPTEAEMESAYRFAQEIVDNWEKKLSADYAKDRSDGVIFSLESLMTKELFVKNIYSRLFKAQKDKCTSCGLCVRICPTGNIGIKDKGRPDWGNNCLFCFYCEMKCPVDAIKSPIDWPLMAPFMAYNVRQARGDSGIEKVKVIHSRGKTTRL; this is encoded by the coding sequence ATGAAAAAAGTTCTGATCGCTTATTTTTCACAAGGCGGAACAACACTCTCTATCTCCCGGCGGATAGAGAAGGGAATGAGTGAAAAGCAGTTTGCTGTAGATCTGTTTAATATTACCGATGATGTCCTGCCGGATTTGAATGCCTATGACATAATCGGCCTGGGTTTTCCGGTTTACTTCTACCGTCCTCCTTTTAATGTTATGCAGTTCATCAGAAAACTTCCCGACCTCAAAGGAATGGCTTTTTTTCTTTTCTCTCTCTATGGAACCAAACCGGGGACATCCATGAATACTGTGAATAAAGTCCTCAGGCGGAAAGGCGGCAGGAATATCGGTTCCGGGAAGTTCAAAGGGGCTGATTATTTTATAGGTTATATAAAGCGCGGCTTTCTGTTTTCCCCCGATTCCCCCACTGAAGCTGAAATGGAAAGCGCATACCGCTTCGCTCAGGAAATAGTGGACAATTGGGAAAAGAAACTATCAGCAGATTACGCAAAAGATCGGTCTGACGGTGTGATTTTCAGCCTCGAGAGCTTAATGACCAAAGAGCTCTTTGTGAAAAATATATACAGCCGCCTGTTTAAAGCGCAAAAAGACAAATGCACATCCTGCGGATTGTGTGTCAGAATATGCCCGACCGGCAATATCGGTATTAAGGATAAGGGCAGGCCCGATTGGGGGAATAATTGTCTTTTCTGTTTTTATTGTGAAATGAAATGCCCTGTGGATGCCATCAAATCTCCCATTGACTGGCCTCTGATGGCGCCTTTTATGGCCTATAACGTTCGACAGGCAAGAGGGGATTCGGGAATCGAAAAGGTGAAGGTCATACATTCCCGGGGAAAAACTACGCGCCTTTAG
- a CDS encoding NAD(P)H-dependent oxidoreductase — MRITLVNGIQKGPEWENHRQSLSGLYNEMKQNHSVDYFPIADMKMAHCQGCWDCWTKTPGICRLKDDGVDYLKSLINCDLLLFASPVTAGFLTSETKKALDRFIPEALPFIGIYDKECHHLPRYPHKKFVGFILLDQGDIEGKARELIEESIDRNALNMRPRKMLKLNLTNNNAKEIIREINSL, encoded by the coding sequence ATGAGAATTACTTTAGTAAATGGAATACAGAAAGGTCCTGAGTGGGAAAATCACCGTCAATCGCTCTCTGGTTTATACAATGAAATGAAGCAGAACCATTCTGTGGATTATTTTCCCATAGCCGATATGAAAATGGCCCATTGTCAGGGTTGCTGGGATTGCTGGACCAAAACTCCCGGAATATGCCGGTTGAAAGATGACGGCGTGGATTACCTGAAAAGCCTGATTAATTGCGACCTTCTTCTTTTCGCTTCTCCTGTAACTGCTGGCTTCCTCACTTCGGAAACGAAAAAGGCCCTGGACCGGTTCATCCCCGAAGCTCTGCCTTTTATCGGAATCTATGATAAAGAGTGCCACCATTTACCCCGGTATCCCCATAAGAAATTTGTCGGGTTCATTCTGCTGGATCAAGGTGACATAGAGGGAAAAGCCAGAGAACTGATTGAAGAATCCATAGACCGAAACGCGCTTAACATGCGGCCTCGAAAGATGCTTAAACTCAATCTGACTAACAACAATGCCAAGGAGATCATCCGTGAAATTAATAGTCTTTAA